The region GCGTGCTCAAGGCCTCAGGGCGGAACTAAAATTTTTGGTGCAGgaatgaataaatatataagaatataagtatatatagtttttttattattatttgtgtgTTTGTACgtgtttatataaaataaaataaaaaagtcttaaatttaatttttatattaaattatacaaaaattgcaTACCTATAAAATCATCTtaaaagaaaccaaaagatAGAATGTGAGGCTCAATTAGAGAGATAGaatcaggatttttttttttttctttgtttttgcgCAGAAGGTCCAAATAAATATATAGTCCTTTAATGTGTATGCATGCACGTTTAAAATAAAAGTAGATAAGTTTTAAACTAATTTCATATTAAGTTATAAGTCATAACTATATAGtgtataaatttatttaaaaaaaaaattaaaaaattctctTTGGAGTAGGAAAGTTTTCTAATTTGTTATAAGTacgtaaaaaattaaaaaaaaattaaaaaaaaaaaaaaaaaaaagaatttaacatCTCCTTCGATTTATACTTTACGAGTTATATCTTTGCAGTTTTTTTGtcgatataaaatattaatatgccaaaaactcatttttcattttagtaCGTAATCTATAATCTAGATTTTAACAAATTTCATAATTACTCGCCGGTTCTTAAATTTCCTTGTGACAAGATCCTCCTGAGCAGATcatgaaatgaatgaaaatcctcctgtataaaaataaatgatgagCATtgtcttttcaaaaataaaaaataaataaaaaaaccttaaaCTCAATTTCAACTCGGCAGGTTAGAATGAATCATGGATTTGGGTTCAGCCCCAATCTCAATTCCAATATTAATTTTTACCTATGTGGTTGTAAGTTTGTAACTTGGGATGTGTGACAGCTAGAGCGGCCAGCGTTTATGCGCACGTCCATTGTCCAAatgatgttttttcttttttctttttttttttcttttttttagtgttaaaaaaaatacaaagaaaagggaaagggaaaaggaattaagaacatttttttagaagaaaaaaaaaaaaaaaaaaagagtacggCAACTTACAAAGAGCCCAATAGTACAATGcaataaaattctaaaatatactCATGCGCCGATCCATTGGATTTCTGCCCACCGACCAAAATAGAGGCGCCTAACAAGCGCGGTTTAAGGGCAATCCAAAGATGATTTTACTTGAAACAACACTTGTTGTAACAATAAACGTACTTAAAAATCACAACGGAGAGATGAGTATCGGTAGTAATTGGATTAGAGACATCTAAGAGAAACACTATATATCATGATGTTCGACAAATGAGCATTGCTGGCTCATCCGCCAGATAAGTTAGGCGGTTGCCTAAGGCCTCAAAATGAAATAAGGATCCGAAaacaagtttgtttgaaaaaaaaaaaaagaagaagagggaatAGAAGAAACCAACCATTTCAGCTTTCTGGTCATCCGTACTGACAAGGGGAAAAaaaggaggggaggggagggggaaggggttTAATAAACAGGGCCGATCGTCTAAATCTGCGACTAGATTTGGAGTTTTCTATAGCCAAAAGTGTAATAACCCCAACCCCCTTTCAagggtagaatagtctttaccacctatgagaatggataactagacgggattaataaacacctgattttacatatgaatttttatttcttgatattaattCATATTTCTCGATATTAAATAACCactcttatattttattaaaacacctattttaaatttaataaatttatatcaatttaagttccacttttatattttatatttatattaaaatatgaggatcagattttatattaaaaatattagatatctgatttattattattaaaatacctattttagtatataaaatccTAGCAGTCAAAGAATGAAACCCTACACCTTATAAATACGTCCTTTAGCCGTCATTTGCTCATCTCATCTCAAAAAATTTTCATGAAAACCATCTCCCTATTCCTCTCTCGCAAGACGATCCGGCCACAATCTCTTTGTTTCTAGCCAAGAATCACAGCAggtatattttctttcccttctacCGACGTCCCCTATCTGTAACTCTcctattactttttttgtttgttgatctCCATATTTCCATATGATTAGACTTTAAAGTTTCTTGTCTTTCCTCTTATTGTTTCTTTTAACATCAAGTACTCACCAACCTCACGACCAAGTACTTCTTGGATTCTTTTTGTTTGGTCTTTTCCTTCTTCCCACCTACTATTTACATTAGGCTTGTTATTTAttagtttctttttctcttctagcAGTGAAACGTAGGAGGTATAGCCTTCAAATTTttaatcttcttttcttttggttctAGTCGGACAGCACATGCTTGATTTTGTCTTCTTGTGTATATCCCCCACTTTTGCTCTTTCTTCTAAACAGCAACgtccccttattttgttttgttttcagattATGAGTAGAAAGACCTAGGCAGTCGGAATGGGATCTTGTctagcattaggacattgcatctcagttaccttaataagtgcacttgcacaataaatttagtttttctttagaatttcaattattgaatcaaacataattgttcatttcgaaataactgtttccgcatttattaaagctctgagttttaaaatctttattatttttgttattaaattcagcatattagctaggttatctggcagaccttacgaatctttgtagTTTGGTGTATAAAAAtagacgaacctaacccttagcggtttgggggcgttacagttttggtatcagagcaaaggttataaggttctGTAAACTTTAGGAGCCAGATCATTAAGATAGACTTAGTGGGGTAATGGGGAATCACATTCCGGCCTAGCAGAGTCAGTCCATTTTGTCTTATATTCAGTGCTAGGGAATcattccctaattttttttacactaaCACTTATAACATCAATTGTATAGATGGCACCCCACACTCGCAACCAAGGGAACCTCCACGAGAACGAGAATAGCGAAAATGTGGGAAACCCGACGCCAAACGGAAACCCCGAGACTTTGACCGCATTGGCTGCTCAACTGGTGGACCTACTGAAGATGGGTGCAAATGCTAACCGAGAGGTGAGACAGAATGAAGAAGAACAACGGGGTTGTAATTTTGAACAATTCAATAAGCAACACCCCCCTAGTTATGAAGGACTTCCGGATGCGGTGGCTGCAGAGAACTGGGTATTGCAGATGGAGAAGCTAATGGAGGTTATGTGTTGTACGAATGAACAGATGGTCAGTTATGCTACTTTCAAGTTAACAGCTGAAGCAGAACGTTGGTGGACATCAAAGAAGGACCACCTGCAACAATAGGTAGGCGAAGGCATACCAATCACCTGGAAGGACTTCAAAGATGCATTCCTGGAACGCTTCTTTCCTCAATCAGTTCGGCTGGCTAAGGCACAAGAATTTACAGACCTGGTGCAAGGGTCGTCGACAGTGGAGCAATATGCAGCAAGGTCCATAGAACTATCACGGTTCGCGCCCTACTTAGTACCCACGGAAGACCTAAAGGCAAGAAAGTTCAAAAGGGGTTTACAGCCAAGGATCATGAATCAGGTGGTTGCATTCGAAATTGGAAATCTAACGGAACTTGTCAACAAAGCGGCGGTGGTGGAGCGGACACTGAATATCAATGCAGAGCACTTCAACCATAGAAAGAGGAGTGCTCCACAAGAGAGTCGTTATGGTGGAAATTCCCATGATCACAACAAAAGAAGATTCAACCCAACGGGTGGAAGAAACACGGCTCATCAGCAGCCCCATCATCAGGGAGGAGGTGGACAACGCCCTATATGCCAGACTTGTGGGAAAATGCATTATGGGAGATGCCGACTCGGACAGCCGGGTTGTTATCGGTGTGGTGGACCAGGACACCTCGCTAAGGATTGCAGGGCCCCTGCCAATAATCCAACCAATCAGAATCGCCCAGTGGAACAACGGAATACTGCGCCTACACGTGTATATGCCCTGACTCTAGGTGATGCTGCTGCGTTAAACGAAGTAGTGACAGGTACACTTTTGATTTCATTCAGCCAGGCTACTGTGCTCTTTGACTCTGGTGCAACGCATTCATTTGTGTCATACTCTTTTTCCCGAGACTGTAATTTGATGTCTGAATGGTTGGATGTAGACCTAGCAATAGCTACCCCTGTAGGGAAAACTGTAGTGTGTACTTCCGTAGTTAGAAACTGCCCTATTTCCGTACAAGGACATGTCATGCCGGCTAACcttgttatttttgagatgAGCGGGTTTGACGTGATCCTAGGTATAGATTGGTTTTCCATTTATCATGCTTGTGTCGATTGTTTTTGCAAGGAAGTAGTGTTCAGACCACCAGGAGCAGCAGAATTCAAAATTCAAGGGAATAGGGGTTTTAACTTACCCAAGCTAGTATCAGCAATGCAAGCGACTCGGCTTTTGAAGCAAGGGTGTTCGGGATTCTTGGCGTGTGTGACAAAAGAAGCACCAGAAGCAATGCTCGAGGGGATACCTATCGTGCGGGATTTTATGGATGTGTTTCCGGAGGAACTACCTGGGTTACCTCCCTACAGAGAGATCGAGTTTACAATAGACTTATTACCGGTCACGGGACCTATATCCAAGGCACCGTACCGGATGGCACCACTCGAACTGAGAGAGTTGAAAGAGCAGTTGCAAGAACTCCTAGACAGAGGATTCATTCGCCCAAGTGTATCTCCTTGGGGAGCGCCCGTTTTATTTGTGAAGAAAAAGGATGGATCGATGAGGTTGTGTATCGACTATAGGGAATTGAACAAGATAACCGTCAAGAACAAATACCCGCTACCAAGAATTGATGACCTTTTTGATCAATTACACGGTTCCCAAGTATTCTCTAAGATCGACCTAAGGTCCGGATACCATCAACTCAAGATTAAGGAAAAAGATATCCAAAAAACAGCATTCAGAACGCGTTACGGGCACTACGAGTTCCTGGTGATGCCGTTCGGACTAACCAATGCGCCAGCCGCATTCATGGACATGATGAATCGAACCTTTCGAGAACTCGTTGATAGGTGTGTGGTGGTATTTATTGatgatatattaatttattCGAAGAGTCGAGATATTGAGTATCTTGAGGAAACATAAACTTTTTGCGAAATTCAAGAAGTGTGAATTCTGGTTGGAAGAAGTAACATTCTTGGGGCATGTTATATCAAAGGAAGGAATTTTGGTGGATCCCAGTAAGGTGGAAGCCGTGGTTAATTGGGCAAGGCCTACGAGTGTCCATGAGATACGAAGCTTCTTGGGCCTCGCAGGTTATTATAAAAGATTCGTAGAAGGGTTTTCCAAGCTAGCTGCACCCTTAACCAAACTTACCAAGAAGAATGAGGCGTTCATTGGGGGTGGATTGTTACAAAAAGTGAGGTACTAATTATGAAAATTCAAATGATAAGGAGCAGGGGAGCCAAGATTGTAGCTCCCCGCCTTTACTTaatgaaaggcgaaagtgaaatttTCAATCTCCACTAAGCATTATTATCTCAACCTCAATATCATCAAAgtttatatatatctcataacagatatattttttttattcattaaccATGCAGTGGAAATATCAGCAATAAACCTTTGCCTTTCGATTGATCTGATAAACTCAACAATAATACATACCAGAGCTTCTATTACATTTTGTAAAGTCATTACAACTCAAATCTTTCTATTTATATATCAACACTACAATATACCACACGTAGCATTAAAACAAATTCTATAAATATCGATTTAACTCAAATCAGAACTTAATGAGTCTAGGGTCCCTGAGTACCTCAAGAAAAGACATCTAAGCATTGCTATGAGACTCCCTCAATCTTCCATACGTGCAAGTTCTACCATAATAACTATGCAATTGTGATCCACAATTACATAGGCGGATTAATGAGTCCACAGTCTCAATAAGTATAAGAAATTACAGAGCATTTTCAAATAGAgccatttttttagaaaatgtctCCAACATGATAATTATAATAACAGCTAAACTAGGTTTAccaaaaataatcattttaagTAATTCATAGCTGGTAAGATAAGCACTGTAGAGTTGTTtaataatacataataaaattcaCTTATATTTTAAGTGACATTTCTTTAATACGTATGGCTTTATACATTTATACCAATGTACATGTTACTTGCATCTCataaaatgcatatatatataagtataaaGTAATGAAACAAATCAATAATCacaaaacatataaatcacattattcattatatgTAATACATTTTTCTCTCACTTTTCTCTAAGAGACTCTTCTAGCTCATCCGACTTTCTAAAGGACTTTAAGTACCTTTCATTTACGGCTATCAGGAGGCACCTTCGGCTCCTCGGTTAACGTCGATAGGAGACACCTTCGGCTCCTCGTTTAACGTCTATAGAAAAAACCTTCGGCTCCTCGTTTAAACATTGTTTATGAAAAACTTTCCAAATTCTTATTTAATCTGGTAGGACCCTTCGGCCTCCACAATTAACATAAGAACACATTCTAACTGTATATTAAGACCTTTTGGTTTCTTATTTAACTTGGAAGGCCCTTTCGGTTTCCACAGTTAACATAGGACAATCTTCTGGCTTCATATTTAACTTAGGAAGATTTTTTGGCTTCCCAGTTTTACTATCTCTTATTCTCATTGTTTAACAATATGCAATAATATGTCTctcttaaaatcattattttgttttcataatcATCCTCTTTCGTTTCACAAATTATATCAACACATGTGAAAATAATTCAGAACATATAATCATGTTATTCATAAAACACTAAGGGGCTCATGTAATTTTAATAATCCTACTTCAAAAACTTTATCAAATATTTCAGTAAGTAAAATACTCATAAAAACAGTATCATTTCTCAGTAAGTAGTTATACTTACCACTTCGCAGACGATCTAAAAGCTCTTATTGTCTTTAATAACTCATTGCAATTTATTGCGCCCACGTGCGACAGTATattagtttaaatttaattttataaagcTTATATCTAGACGATTGATTATTTCCCTTATACTCTGCCTAAAAATGGACAGCATAACGACATATATCGATCTAAAATGTTGTAATGTCATTCGGACATCATAACGGCTATGTGGCTTTACCATGTATTTTTACAAGGGCATTATTATGGCACTAGtataatatttatctaaaatttctaacattacttggGCATTACAACGGCGCGAATATTGTATaatacataataatattaagGCAACACAACGACGCATttgtaatatttaaaagaatgattgaatataatatcattCCCTGAGATATTCAATCACACTTTCCCGAGCAATTTAGGCATTATATcgacataatttaaattttaataactaGAATTGACATAAACTAAGGGTACGTAAAAGAATTATACCTAGCACTCTCACTTTAATTAGCTCTAAAGCTTATTACTATTCTAAATATTTctcacttcttttcttttctggattttattttttttattactccaGCACCCTAGTAAGTAACGTAGAGAGAAAGAgcaaaattttgataaaattttaattttataaaagttaagTGGTGAAACAATTATGGAATTTACATGCATTTGCCGAAGGTAGGCGTACGTAAGAACAAATTCTAGAAAACCTTAGAATAAGCTGCAATGTGTGCCAACGTAAGTTCTAGTGAGTTTTCTAGTGTTAACGTGGACGTGCTAAATTGAACTAGAAATAGGTGTGAAAATCTTCAAGACTTTTCTTTCTAGAATTTCATTTGACCTTTGACTAGCCTATTAGAAATGGGCGTGAAAACACTTCCATAAAGTCCTTCAAATTTCACTAGTGTTCATGTGTTTATGCTTAAATGCTAGTGacaactcttaaaatataatataaataatattatgttaTATATTACAATTCTTACAAATTCTCAAAgctccaattttttatttatttatttttttttaaccttgtTCAAACTGTCCACTTCTCAAACTAAactgagaaaataaaattagagataaaatatatttgatcTAATCTAATACCAATATTTATACCAAAGTATTTTTAATCATCCTAATAAATTCCTTTGGTGTTACATTCTCCCCTCCTTATTAGAATTTTGTCCTCGAAATTTTAAgtgtaataaatatataatgatGCAGGCTTAAAACTTATATATTTATTACGCTCCCATTGAGTTACCTTAATAGACCTCGTGGATTATCAATGCCAAGCATATTATTCCTGCTTTAATTGTCATTTCTAAGTCTTTACACTTGATTCATTGGTACTTATTCTTATGTCTTATATCACTACTTCGACTAGACACTCAACGATTTAAATCATACCTTATCATCTACACTACTTTATCACAACTCCATAAATCACCATATTTCATATGTCCTTACAAGAATCACCTGTCTCAtcctatttttctttcaatttcaactcaAACCACTAAGTTTCTTGAGTCAAATCAATCCCTAATTAGCAAATTGTATATCAcagtctttattttatttattttttttttctactgaCTCTTGTCATCCTGTGACCTTATCCTTAATCACCCTTTTATATCACAACCTATATTCTAAGGTTTCCAATTTATCAACTTTTATGCGATTTGCGTTCGACAACTAAAATTCATCGAGCTCTATCATCATAAAGTACTTTGTACTGTGTATCAATGCTAGCtacaattttttaagtttgtttcaatCGCTATGCTTAGATTCCACTATATCTTCTTTTCTATAACAGTCATCCATCAAGATGCCCAATATCACATTTTTCCATCGTCACACCTCAAGAGATTCATCTCCACAAGTCATACTCTCATCATCATCTACAGTCTATACAGTAGCCTTACTATCATACTTCACATTATATTGTATTCATGTTTGGTaccattaatattttattatctcATTGTTAAATTGATCATTACATGGTCGTTTATCATTTCTCTCAGGAGTCACTGCACTACATATCATTTGTTCATCAAGGGTTCTAACGATTCTATCTACTAACCACATGATACATCCTATGCGCCTTGATTATAATACTCTTATGCTTACACAATATACCTAAGCTATTAAACCTAGCAGCATTCATTTTCCTTGATATCCATATGTTTCTACGTTGGATATTATCTAACTCTATCTCTTGGTTTCATGGAAACAATATTTACCTTACATCGATGCTTGACCTTAGTACGCCCGTTGGACCACCCTCATGTCACTTCTTAATCCATGTGGAACTAGTTTACTTGAAAGTACCTCGGTCATGGTACTCCCCTCCTTAAGAAGAAACTCATTATTCTGACTTACAACTTAATGATGATCATTCCTATTTTCTTTGTGTCTTaaattccaaaatatcattCTGTATAGATTTCTAAGCTAAACATTATCTCATACCAATCAAATTCTTAGTTGCAGCTGACTTCTTATCTCAAAATTTCAACCAATAAATCTACTCTTTAAGCAACCTCAATGGTATATGATTGTATTATTCATAATACTATAAAAGGCAACCTCCGCGCATTCATATGGTTTGTTTATTCTTTGCAAGTCTCACTATCATTTCTTTTGTCGGGTTCTAATTACATATTGACACAGGTTAAAACACATGATATGCTATCAACCATACTTTTAAAATGTCAAAGCTCACTGCATGGTTTATTAAGTTAAAAATTTACTCAATCATTACTGCACCAATCAATCTAACCACTAATAAGCAAAAAGCGAAATACAAttaaaagggtgtaagaaaataatcacCTTCTTAAATCTCTTTAATAGGTTGCTCTAGATCCTGTATAGTTGACATATCCAATCTAGCAACCTTTATCTTATTAATCTCTTACCCAATCACCCAaatttatatagtaccatga is a window of Alnus glutinosa chromosome 4, dhAlnGlut1.1, whole genome shotgun sequence DNA encoding:
- the LOC133866050 gene encoding uncharacterized protein LOC133866050, whose product is MAPHTRNQGNLHENENSENVGNPTPNGNPETLTALAAQLVDLLKMGANANREVRQNEEEQRGCNFEQFNKQHPPSYEGLPDAVAAENWVLQMEKLMEVMCCTNEQMVSYATFKLTAEAELRLAKAQEFTDLVQGSSTVEQYAARSIELSRFAPYLVPTEDLKARKFKRGLQPRIMNQVVAFEIGNLTELVNKAAVVERTLNINAEHFNHRKRSAPQESRYGGNSHDHNKRRFNPTGGRNTAHQQPHHQGGGGQRPICQTCGKMHYGRCRLGQPGCYRCGGPGHLAKDCRAPANNPTNQNRPVEQRNTAPTRVYALTLGDAAALNEVVTGTLLISFSQATVLFDSGATHSFVSYSFSRDCNLMSEWLDVDLAIATPVGKTVVCTSVVRNCPISVQGHVMPANLVIFEMSGFDVILGIDWFSIYHACVDCFCKEVVFRPPGAAEFKIQGNRGFNLPKLVSAMQATRLLKQGCSGFLACVTKEAPEAMLEGIPIVRDFMDVFPEELPGLPPYREIEFTIDLLPVTGPISKAPYRMAPLELRELKEQLQELLDRGFIRPSVSPWGAPVLFVKKKDGSMRLCIDYRELNKITVKNKYPLPRIDDLFDQLHGSQVFSKIDLRSGYHQLKIKEKDIQKTAFRTRYGHYEFLVMPFGLTNAPAAFMDMMNRTFRELVDRCVVVFIDDILIYSKSRDIEYLEET